One genomic window of Gracilinema caldarium DSM 7334 includes the following:
- a CDS encoding RecQ family ATP-dependent DNA helicase, translating to MGIKQKDAGEQSITEQMMSQVDYSIEALIDQGLAETGLSYLFPYQRLVIANILEAARTAGIPFIGRNAVEQTHLVDLEEGGHEIQIDGASADETLVAGTPADTDQETWSGYGRQIVILPTGAGKSLCFQLPARILAWPTLVIFPILALMADQERRLRSQGTPVVLLRGNQTEAERAEIARILQRPANTFIIANPEVLKIAPVRRMLKDAQIAHIVIDEAHCVSQWGESFRPAYLELGEILADLKAPLLTAFTATASPQILEKIRHYIFHDGEAHLVMGNPDRPNISYRIIRTLAKEAALRHLLRVLQRPAIVFCSSRSRTEQLARSLRHTLGSRDIYFYHAGLEREEKRAVEDWFFSSSIGVLVATCAYGMGVDKSNIRTVIHFDCPDLVEAYLQEAGRAGRDGKPSTAVLLWGPEDAMRTGPMAEYGNNMEQCRREQLLAQLTGIGPGEIKGSQVSVGPECTAVQDEASHTAEYGSGPATCTGDEHSCDICSGTAQKTWREAQALVRLIHRNPRFFTLNEAADWVSKQEHLDLSREEARRAFLALLQKGTLRYSKNPLWKGTLAVCRTCPTGS from the coding sequence ATGGGCATCAAACAAAAAGATGCCGGAGAGCAGTCGATCACCGAGCAGATGATGAGCCAAGTCGATTATTCAATCGAAGCACTGATTGACCAGGGCCTGGCGGAAACGGGACTCAGCTATCTCTTTCCCTACCAGCGCCTCGTGATTGCCAATATCCTTGAGGCGGCCCGTACTGCGGGGATCCCTTTTATTGGCCGGAACGCAGTGGAACAAACCCACCTGGTGGATCTCGAGGAAGGGGGCCACGAAATTCAGATTGATGGTGCGTCGGCTGATGAGACGCTGGTTGCTGGTACGCCGGCTGATACTGACCAGGAAACCTGGTCAGGTTATGGGCGGCAAATCGTGATTCTGCCCACCGGTGCAGGGAAATCCCTCTGTTTCCAGCTGCCCGCCCGGATCCTTGCCTGGCCTACCCTCGTTATTTTTCCCATTCTGGCACTCATGGCGGATCAGGAACGGCGCCTTCGCAGTCAGGGGACACCGGTGGTCCTGCTTCGGGGGAACCAGACAGAGGCAGAACGGGCAGAGATTGCAAGGATCCTGCAACGCCCTGCAAATACCTTTATCATTGCAAACCCGGAGGTTCTGAAAATTGCTCCGGTCAGGCGGATGCTTAAAGATGCCCAGATTGCTCACATTGTTATTGATGAAGCCCACTGTGTGAGCCAGTGGGGGGAGAGTTTTCGGCCTGCCTATCTTGAACTTGGGGAGATACTGGCGGATCTCAAGGCACCCCTTCTTACAGCCTTTACCGCCACTGCAAGCCCCCAGATTCTCGAAAAGATCCGTCACTACATCTTTCATGATGGAGAAGCCCATCTGGTCATGGGGAACCCTGACCGTCCGAATATCAGCTATCGAATTATCCGGACCCTGGCAAAAGAAGCGGCTCTGCGGCACCTCTTACGGGTGCTTCAGCGGCCGGCTATTGTATTCTGCAGTTCCCGGTCCCGGACAGAACAGTTGGCCCGGTCACTTCGGCATACCCTGGGGAGCAGAGATATCTACTTCTACCATGCGGGACTTGAACGGGAAGAAAAACGGGCTGTCGAAGATTGGTTTTTCTCGAGCAGCATAGGGGTTCTGGTTGCAACCTGCGCCTATGGGATGGGAGTAGATAAAAGTAACATCCGCACGGTGATACATTTTGATTGCCCCGACCTGGTAGAAGCCTACCTGCAGGAAGCGGGCCGGGCTGGCCGGGACGGGAAGCCCTCAACAGCAGTTCTGCTCTGGGGACCGGAAGATGCAATGCGTACCGGCCCTATGGCTGAATACGGTAACAATATGGAACAGTGCAGGCGGGAACAGCTCTTGGCCCAGCTCACGGGTATCGGTCCGGGGGAGATCAAAGGTTCACAGGTCTCAGTCGGCCCTGAATGCACTGCGGTACAGGACGAGGCATCCCATACCGCTGAGTATGGTTCAGGCCCGGCGACCTGTACGGGGGATGAACATTCCTGCGATATCTGTTCCGGCACAGCCCAAAAAACCTGGCGGGAAGCACAGGCCCTGGTACGGCTCATCCACCGGAATCCCCGTTTTTTTACCCTGAACGAAGC
- a CDS encoding DEAD/DEAH box helicase, protein MTTTNTLTFDDFGLSERVLSAVKAKGFIAPSSIQALALPRLLADEGHLIAKARTGTGKTAAFGIPLVERLTTPSQKPKALILTPTRELALQVAQEIKSLAGGPFPRIAAVYGGASIGPQLRDLNHGVEIVVGTPGRVMDHLDRGSLDLSEVDWFILDEADEMLDMGFFEDVEAILSKTKSDRRVALFSATMPDAILALVKRHIGEFDIVEDKASLEEKPAVDQYYLLLRKEDRLEALRRIIDGADDFYGLVFCATKAETDELARRLVENGYGAEAIHGDLSQEGRERTLRRFRSRMTTILVATDVAARGIDVERLTHVINWDLPNDRETYVHRIGRTGRAGRRGIAISFVLPAARGRITQLSRSMEKVLGSPIQKMPIPSVPAVMTASQKRVIQKIIAAVQGLGDQMGSEQGEGFQIDALPTGSSASLFPANDPRSLVADELIQTLGERRAIEALVAAAYGNELDPSRYGPIVELQDRPVRGTDRGSDRGRSSGRFSDRFGGDTRNSFRERDGRNGAFRSSEGPHRRAAGDRVYIGVGRRHGVSARDVAGLLMRAGGVPGRLVDAIEVRDYCAYATLPAEAARRAYDFAKRDPEHPTIKPAGSRNS, encoded by the coding sequence ATGACAACGACAAATACTCTCACCTTTGACGATTTCGGTTTATCCGAACGGGTGCTCTCTGCTGTAAAGGCAAAGGGTTTCATCGCTCCCAGCTCCATCCAGGCACTGGCTCTGCCCCGGCTTTTGGCCGATGAAGGGCACCTTATTGCCAAGGCCAGGACCGGCACCGGCAAGACCGCCGCCTTCGGTATCCCCCTGGTGGAACGGCTTACAACTCCATCCCAAAAACCCAAGGCCCTTATTCTTACCCCGACCCGGGAACTTGCCCTGCAGGTCGCCCAGGAAATTAAGTCCCTTGCTGGTGGGCCCTTCCCACGGATTGCCGCTGTCTATGGCGGTGCTTCCATCGGTCCCCAGCTCCGGGATCTAAACCATGGCGTGGAAATCGTCGTCGGCACCCCGGGCCGTGTTATGGACCATCTGGACCGGGGTTCTCTGGATCTTTCCGAGGTAGACTGGTTTATTCTTGATGAAGCGGACGAAATGCTCGATATGGGCTTTTTTGAGGATGTGGAAGCGATCCTTTCCAAGACAAAAAGCGACCGCCGGGTTGCCCTTTTTTCCGCTACCATGCCTGATGCGATACTGGCTCTGGTCAAACGCCATATCGGTGAGTTTGATATCGTAGAGGATAAGGCTTCTCTGGAAGAAAAACCCGCTGTCGACCAGTATTACCTTCTCCTCCGCAAAGAAGACCGGCTCGAAGCTCTGCGGCGCATTATCGATGGGGCGGACGATTTTTACGGTCTTGTCTTTTGCGCTACCAAGGCTGAAACCGATGAACTGGCCCGCCGGCTCGTGGAAAATGGCTATGGCGCCGAAGCCATTCACGGGGACCTGTCCCAGGAAGGCCGCGAACGGACTCTGCGCCGTTTCCGCTCCCGGATGACCACAATTCTCGTGGCCACCGACGTTGCCGCCCGGGGTATCGATGTGGAACGGCTCACCCATGTGATCAACTGGGACCTCCCGAATGACCGGGAAACCTATGTGCACCGTATCGGCCGAACCGGCCGGGCTGGCCGCCGGGGCATTGCCATCAGCTTTGTGCTTCCCGCCGCCCGGGGCCGCATTACCCAGCTTTCCCGCAGTATGGAAAAAGTATTGGGTTCGCCGATTCAGAAAATGCCCATCCCCTCGGTGCCCGCGGTCATGACCGCCAGCCAGAAACGGGTCATCCAGAAAATTATAGCCGCCGTACAGGGGCTGGGTGACCAGATGGGATCCGAGCAGGGCGAAGGCTTTCAGATTGATGCACTGCCGACCGGCTCATCGGCTTCCCTTTTCCCAGCCAATGATCCCCGCTCGCTTGTTGCGGATGAACTGATACAAACCCTCGGTGAGCGACGGGCTATAGAAGCCCTCGTTGCCGCTGCCTATGGCAATGAACTGGATCCTTCCCGATATGGACCGATTGTCGAACTTCAAGACCGTCCGGTTCGGGGCACTGACCGGGGCTCCGATCGGGGCCGCAGTTCAGGCCGCTTCAGCGACCGCTTCGGCGGCGATACCCGCAATTCTTTCCGTGAACGGGATGGTCGCAATGGTGCTTTCCGTTCCAGCGAAGGGCCCCACCGGCGGGCGGCCGGAGACCGGGTCTATATTGGCGTTGGCCGCCGGCATGGGGTATCCGCCCGGGATGTAGCAGGTCTGCTGATGCGGGCAGGGGGTGTCCCCGGGCGGCTCGTCGATGCAATCGAAGTGAGGGATTACTGCGCCTATGCCACCCTCCCCGCAGAGGCCGCCCGCCGGGCCTATGACTTTGCCAAGCGGGACCCGGAACATCCGACTATTAAGCCCGCCGGTAGCCGTAACTCATAG
- a CDS encoding lactate utilization protein, translating to MSQVTAGVAAWRDETIGAAAVKALLKNGFDAVYVSNVEEAAQRVMSYIEKGKTIGFGGSTTIKAMGIPEKAQELGAILLDHNAPGLTAEKKLEILRSQLTCDVFISSSNAVTLEGYLVNVDGNGNRVAALTFGPKKTVVVVGTNKIVRNLQEAQERMETIASPMNNKRLDKPNPCVKTGLCQDCALETRICRAYQVLRRRPSLSDFTVIVVGASLGF from the coding sequence ATGTCACAGGTTACCGCGGGTGTAGCAGCCTGGCGAGATGAAACTATCGGTGCTGCCGCTGTTAAGGCCTTGCTAAAAAACGGTTTCGATGCGGTCTATGTTTCAAATGTAGAGGAAGCAGCTCAACGGGTAATGTCGTATATCGAAAAGGGAAAAACCATCGGCTTTGGCGGCTCCACGACGATTAAAGCGATGGGCATTCCCGAGAAAGCTCAGGAACTTGGGGCCATCCTTTTGGACCACAATGCACCGGGCCTGACAGCCGAAAAAAAACTGGAAATTCTTCGCAGCCAGCTTACCTGCGATGTGTTTATATCCAGTTCGAATGCAGTTACCCTGGAAGGTTATCTTGTTAATGTTGATGGCAATGGTAACCGGGTGGCGGCCCTCACCTTTGGTCCTAAGAAAACCGTGGTGGTAGTGGGAACCAATAAAATTGTCCGGAATTTGCAGGAAGCCCAGGAAAGAATGGAAACCATTGCTTCGCCGATGAACAATAAGCGCCTGGATAAGCCCAATCCCTGTGTAAAGACCGGGCTCTGCCAGGATTGTGCCCTGGAAACCCGCATTTGCCGGGCCTACCAGGTTCTGCGGCGGCGGCCATCCCTTTCAGATTTTACTGTCATCGTAGTAGGTGCTTCCCTCGGCTTCTAA
- a CDS encoding dihydroorotate dehydrogenase-like protein, with product MAQLSSTYVGLPIRNPLVVAASNITAHKDSIKKAVDAGAGAVVLKSLFEEQILKDLATIPAEQLEANPEAQAMMNAFASGWGSGEYIRLIQDAVAVAGSVPIIASINCIHDEIWLDFAEQIEGAGAKAIELNIAPFPQSPKTTSKEIEDLVVSIVRNVSVRTSLPISVKLSPYFTNPFAIVERLAGAGAKAVILFNRLYRFDFDLKNRTVISGPAKSSPQEYHESLRWVSNLYGVVGCELVGGTGIHSAETALKFLAAGAQTVQLCSVLNAGGWSVLSKIGDEMAAMLDTLGYDSVDAFRGTLSRRSNPGNEQYERLQYIKAIDPR from the coding sequence ATGGCACAACTTTCATCAACCTATGTGGGACTTCCGATACGGAATCCTTTGGTAGTAGCAGCAAGCAATATAACCGCCCATAAAGATTCTATTAAAAAGGCTGTGGATGCCGGTGCGGGGGCGGTTGTTCTAAAATCTCTTTTTGAAGAACAGATTCTTAAAGACCTTGCGACGATTCCTGCCGAACAACTGGAAGCAAATCCCGAAGCCCAGGCTATGATGAATGCCTTTGCCTCGGGATGGGGCAGTGGTGAATATATTAGATTGATTCAGGATGCAGTGGCTGTTGCTGGCTCGGTTCCGATAATCGCGAGCATTAATTGTATTCACGATGAGATTTGGCTCGATTTTGCCGAACAGATTGAAGGGGCCGGTGCAAAGGCGATAGAATTAAATATTGCACCCTTCCCCCAGTCACCGAAAACCACATCGAAAGAAATAGAAGACCTGGTGGTGAGCATCGTTCGCAATGTATCAGTCCGGACCTCATTACCTATTTCGGTCAAACTGAGTCCCTATTTTACTAATCCCTTTGCGATTGTTGAACGTCTTGCCGGTGCGGGGGCGAAGGCGGTGATTCTCTTTAACCGGCTCTATCGATTCGATTTTGATCTTAAGAATAGGACGGTAATCTCCGGTCCTGCAAAAAGCAGCCCCCAGGAATACCACGAAAGCCTCCGCTGGGTGTCTAATCTGTACGGTGTGGTGGGGTGTGAATTAGTAGGCGGGACAGGTATTCATTCTGCGGAAACGGCCCTTAAGTTCCTCGCTGCGGGGGCTCAGACGGTGCAGCTCTGTTCGGTGCTCAATGCAGGAGGTTGGTCGGTGCTTAGCAAAATAGGAGATGAAATGGCTGCCATGCTGGATACTCTGGGATATGATTCGGTAGATGCCTTCCGTGGCACCCTGTCCCGCCGGTCTAATCCGGGGAATGAACAGTATGAGCGGCTCCAGTATATTAAAGCTATCGATCCCCGGTAA
- a CDS encoding flagellar motor switch protein FliG gives MAEQKRPADQRRLAAYLKNKMSPLTETDPTKAGDTGTKNTRAKVVKPEVKAADSRPAYKLDQEKPDSKQQIPGQSGIIQVALEGTLSEQRASPFTAQDRPGLVKTVSTGKSQASGAETTVPGSGKESKYRKVAKLLIVIGQNEASQILSKLDPEQIEAITKEIALIKTVSKEEGEAILAEFRAIFSEALASTGHLKKERGGIDAARELLHAAFGSEQGEKLLRQAVPEAIENPFQFLEDFTGEQISFLLKDETTPVLALVLSRLSPQKAAEYIKLLPGSRRLELVKRLAKMSKTSPEVVEKVAEVLREKAHKIGRTETTEIDGKSALAAILRYTDPSLGDEILENLEAVSPDLSREIKEKIYTLDDVIRCEDRALQEKLRTMEDRDIALLLKGQKPEFIDKIKSNLSANRRAIIEEERELLGPVPRKDTEAVVQDFLSWFRQGRETGTIRLTDDQDVFI, from the coding sequence ATGGCAGAGCAGAAACGACCGGCGGATCAGCGGCGGCTTGCGGCATACTTGAAAAATAAGATGTCTCCCCTGACTGAGACTGACCCAACCAAGGCTGGAGATACAGGTACAAAAAACACCAGGGCGAAGGTTGTAAAACCCGAGGTAAAAGCTGCCGATTCCAGGCCTGCATACAAACTAGACCAGGAAAAGCCCGATAGCAAGCAACAAATTCCGGGGCAATCTGGCATCATACAGGTAGCCCTGGAAGGGACTCTTTCAGAGCAGCGCGCTTCTCCCTTTACAGCTCAGGATAGACCTGGCTTGGTTAAAACAGTTAGCACCGGAAAAAGCCAGGCTAGCGGAGCTGAAACTACTGTTCCCGGGTCAGGCAAGGAATCGAAGTACCGCAAGGTTGCCAAACTACTCATTGTGATCGGCCAGAACGAGGCTTCTCAAATTCTTTCCAAGCTGGATCCGGAGCAGATTGAGGCTATAACCAAAGAAATTGCCCTCATTAAGACAGTATCCAAGGAAGAAGGGGAAGCAATTCTTGCGGAATTCCGGGCCATCTTTTCAGAAGCCCTGGCATCCACGGGGCATCTTAAAAAAGAACGGGGAGGAATCGATGCAGCCAGGGAACTGCTCCATGCAGCCTTTGGATCAGAACAGGGTGAAAAACTTTTACGCCAGGCTGTCCCAGAAGCGATAGAAAACCCCTTTCAGTTCCTCGAGGATTTTACGGGGGAACAAATTTCCTTTCTGTTAAAAGACGAAACGACTCCGGTTTTGGCTCTCGTGCTCTCACGGTTAAGTCCCCAGAAAGCAGCGGAGTACATCAAACTGCTTCCGGGATCTCGGCGGCTCGAGCTTGTAAAGCGGCTTGCAAAAATGAGCAAGACAAGCCCCGAGGTAGTGGAAAAGGTAGCAGAAGTGTTGCGGGAAAAGGCTCACAAAATTGGAAGAACCGAAACCACCGAGATTGATGGCAAATCGGCCCTGGCGGCCATCCTCCGCTATACAGATCCTTCCCTGGGGGATGAAATCCTGGAAAATCTGGAAGCTGTTAGTCCTGATCTGTCCCGGGAAATTAAGGAGAAAATCTATACCCTGGATGATGTCATCCGCTGTGAGGATCGGGCCCTGCAGGAAAAGCTCAGAACCATGGAAGACCGAGATATTGCCCTGCTCTTAAAAGGCCAGAAGCCCGAGTTTATTGATAAAATTAAAAGCAACCTTTCTGCCAACCGGCGGGCCATTATCGAAGAAGAACGAGAACTTCTGGGTCCGGTGCCCCGTAAAGATACCGAGGCGGTAGTGCAGGATTTCCTTTCCTGGTTCCGCCAAGGGAGAGAAACAGGCACCATACGGCTCACCGATGACCAGGACGTTTTTATATAG
- a CDS encoding insulinase family protein, which translates to MIESQFHVGDHIAGFEIIDCIELTELQAVGIWARHRETGAEVFHIYNDDEENLFAFTFPTIPADSSGVAHILEHSVLCGSQKYPLKDTFIVLAQGSLQTFLNALTFPDKTVYPAATTNRQDYFNLMSVYGDAVFHPLLDEWIFQQEGHRLELQKDERTGALRLERTGVVYNEMKGNYSSVDPIAADWAFRSVLPDTPYAFDSGGDPREIPRLSWEDLKAFHREHYNPANCKIVLCGNIPTEEQLTFLSEQIFANLEPGRPVAAIPQAQRWTQSRELSVPYPATDASQKSTVLLSWVLGDSTNGEDALALAALTEILLGHDGSPLHKALVESGVGESIAPATGLEGELRQLVFTAGLREVDQQNKKAVERLILSTLQNLVDQGIPPEEIEGALFGMRFSNQEIRRAGGPFSLVWMRRVLRSWIHGKVPWNTLLFEKNFRAITEHLEENPRYFENLIERYLLQNPHRCLVSVDPQVGLSEALEAETRAELDRLLANLSDSEKTALLEQNRRLKAIQESPDTPEALAKLPHISRKDLIPDAESVPRVLHDLGGIPLLSHELFTNGIVYIDIALPVDVLTEEQYRWLPLLARTIPSLGLPDIPYDVLSSRMARHVGSFYGLLHTSSSAPGTSDTIATPSGVYHLRGRDWLIFRMKTLQEKLNHALDLIVPLIQRADFTDLRRLKDLVTEYKNDMDASVAPSGHQYAISYISRSFSRSRYIDDLWNGIPQLEFTHSLSEMPIDMVAQRLFEVRNELLAKSGILVNVTAQKEGVEAALTALKNQCSVFTGPKPVRNNLTQMAWQHGESKAVYQSGALQVGFAALALPASPFASAAQAAEIVLSHWLSTGMLWEDIRMKGGAYGAFAYPDGLEPVFIMATYRDPNPARSLEALPGALRKTLAMLPDGHELEKALIGAFAKETRPRTNPDKGFADFMRYLTGIEDWMRKQKLEMIVTMDQARLRQAAETLAASLDQACYAVIAGNGQATLSAKKLQIPLQNLPGA; encoded by the coding sequence TTGATAGAATCTCAATTTCACGTGGGAGACCACATTGCGGGTTTTGAAATTATAGATTGCATAGAATTAACCGAATTGCAGGCTGTTGGCATTTGGGCCCGGCACAGAGAGACTGGAGCCGAAGTCTTTCATATCTATAATGATGATGAGGAAAATCTCTTTGCCTTTACCTTCCCGACTATTCCCGCTGATTCTAGCGGGGTGGCCCACATACTGGAGCATTCAGTATTATGCGGATCCCAAAAATATCCCCTCAAGGACACCTTTATCGTATTGGCCCAGGGAAGCCTCCAGACCTTTCTCAATGCCCTGACCTTCCCTGACAAAACCGTGTACCCCGCGGCAACCACCAACCGGCAGGATTATTTTAATTTGATGTCAGTGTATGGAGATGCCGTATTTCATCCCCTCCTTGATGAATGGATTTTCCAGCAGGAGGGGCACCGGTTGGAGCTTCAGAAGGATGAGCGCACCGGTGCTTTGCGGCTCGAACGGACCGGTGTGGTGTACAATGAGATGAAGGGAAACTATTCTTCGGTGGATCCTATTGCCGCCGATTGGGCCTTCCGGTCCGTGCTTCCCGATACACCCTATGCCTTTGACTCAGGGGGCGACCCACGGGAAATACCCCGGCTGAGCTGGGAGGATCTTAAGGCATTTCACCGGGAACATTACAACCCTGCAAACTGCAAGATTGTACTCTGCGGTAATATTCCTACCGAGGAACAACTCACTTTCCTTTCAGAGCAGATTTTCGCGAACCTTGAGCCGGGCCGGCCCGTAGCGGCTATCCCCCAGGCCCAGAGGTGGACCCAGAGCAGAGAGCTTTCCGTGCCCTATCCAGCCACTGATGCAAGTCAGAAGTCGACGGTCCTCCTCTCCTGGGTCTTGGGGGATAGTACCAATGGAGAGGACGCCCTGGCCCTGGCCGCACTCACGGAGATACTCCTTGGTCATGATGGTTCGCCCCTCCATAAAGCCCTAGTGGAATCGGGCGTGGGTGAATCGATTGCCCCCGCTACGGGCCTGGAGGGTGAATTACGACAGCTCGTGTTTACCGCGGGGCTCCGGGAAGTGGACCAACAAAATAAAAAGGCTGTAGAACGGCTTATCCTGTCTACACTGCAAAATCTGGTGGACCAGGGCATACCTCCTGAAGAAATTGAAGGAGCCCTCTTCGGTATGCGTTTCAGCAATCAGGAAATCCGCCGGGCAGGAGGTCCCTTTTCCCTTGTCTGGATGCGCCGGGTGCTCCGATCCTGGATTCATGGCAAAGTCCCCTGGAATACCCTTCTGTTTGAAAAGAACTTTCGGGCCATTACGGAGCATCTTGAGGAAAACCCACGGTATTTCGAAAATCTCATAGAACGGTATCTCCTGCAGAATCCCCACCGCTGTCTTGTCTCTGTGGACCCCCAGGTCGGTCTTTCGGAAGCCCTGGAGGCGGAGACCAGAGCCGAACTGGACCGTCTTTTGGCAAACCTTTCTGACTCAGAAAAAACAGCCCTGTTGGAACAGAATCGGCGCCTTAAGGCAATTCAAGAGTCACCTGATACTCCGGAAGCTCTGGCCAAGCTGCCCCATATTTCCCGTAAAGACCTGATCCCTGACGCTGAATCTGTCCCCCGCGTCCTGCATGACCTGGGTGGTATCCCCCTGCTGAGTCATGAACTGTTTACCAATGGTATTGTCTATATTGATATAGCCCTCCCAGTCGATGTACTTACGGAAGAGCAATATCGCTGGCTTCCTCTTTTAGCACGTACTATTCCATCACTAGGTCTGCCTGACATCCCCTACGATGTGCTTTCAAGCAGAATGGCCCGGCATGTGGGTAGTTTTTATGGGCTCCTGCATACCTCATCCTCGGCGCCAGGAACTTCAGACACCATTGCTACTCCTAGCGGTGTGTATCACCTCCGGGGCAGGGACTGGCTAATTTTTAGGATGAAAACCCTGCAGGAAAAACTTAACCATGCCCTGGATCTGATAGTACCCCTTATACAGAGAGCAGACTTTACCGATCTCAGACGGCTCAAAGATCTGGTAACCGAATATAAAAATGATATGGATGCTTCAGTAGCCCCAAGCGGACATCAATATGCAATCTCCTATATATCCCGCAGTTTTAGCCGGTCCCGTTATATTGATGATCTCTGGAATGGAATTCCACAACTTGAGTTTACTCATAGTTTGTCTGAAATGCCAATCGATATGGTGGCCCAGAGACTTTTTGAGGTGAGAAATGAGCTTTTGGCAAAGAGCGGTATATTGGTAAATGTAACTGCCCAGAAAGAGGGTGTTGAAGCGGCCTTGACCGCTCTTAAAAACCAGTGTAGCGTCTTTACCGGGCCAAAGCCTGTTAGAAACAACCTTACACAAATGGCATGGCAGCATGGGGAATCAAAGGCAGTGTACCAGTCGGGAGCCCTGCAGGTAGGTTTTGCTGCCCTGGCTTTACCCGCGAGCCCCTTTGCCAGTGCCGCCCAGGCTGCTGAAATTGTTCTTTCTCATTGGCTTTCTACGGGTATGCTCTGGGAGGATATCCGTATGAAGGGAGGGGCCTACGGGGCCTTTGCCTATCCTGACGGACTTGAACCGGTCTTTATTATGGCCACGTATCGGGATCCTAACCCGGCAAGGTCTTTGGAAGCCTTGCCCGGAGCCCTGCGAAAGACCCTTGCTATGTTACCGGACGGCCACGAGCTCGAGAAAGCCCTCATCGGAGCCTTTGCAAAGGAAACACGCCCCCGGACTAACCCAGATAAGGGCTTTGCAGATTTTATGCGGTATCTTACCGGCATAGAAGACTGGATGCGGAAACAAAAGCTCGAAATGATCGTTACCATGGATCAGGCCCGGTTGCGCCAGGCCGCGGAGACCCTGGCAGCTTCTCTGGACCAGGCTTGCTATGCGGTGATTGCCGGAAACGGGCAGGCTACGCTCAGTGCGAAAAAGCTTCAGATACCTCTGCAGAACCTGCCCGGTGCGTAA
- a CDS encoding DUF3783 domain-containing protein yields the protein MNNPVIVMHGFTHEQMISIMRAAKAAAKEAGVDPLSIAFSSSTPTNMEWKLKDLIAEVREEHEYMKKNPPNGGRVV from the coding sequence ATGAACAATCCGGTTATCGTGATGCATGGTTTTACCCATGAACAGATGATTTCCATTATGCGTGCTGCCAAGGCTGCGGCTAAAGAAGCGGGGGTTGATCCCCTGTCGATAGCTTTTTCTTCATCGACCCCGACCAATATGGAATGGAAGCTTAAGGACCTGATTGCAGAGGTCCGGGAAGAACACGAATATATGAAGAAGAACCCGCCTAATGGCGGGCGGGTCGTCTAA